In Methanofollis sp., the DNA window CAGCCGGGAGAGAGCCTGAAAAAGCACATCACGCCCGTGGATGTCGCCTTCTATGTCCTCGAAGGGACCGGCATCGTCGAGATCGGGGACGAGAGGCAGGAGTGCGGCCCCGACACACTG includes these proteins:
- a CDS encoding cupin domain-containing protein, whose product is METPVEKNPHGVDARKVYDTEHATMVHIALQPGESLKKHITPVDVAFYVLEGTGIVEIGDERQECGPDTL